The genomic region AAAACTTGGCACAGTAACTTTTGACATTGCAAAAGCGGTCAAAGAAGCAAAGGCAGGAAAAATTGAATACAGAACTGACAAAGGCGGTGTTGTCCATGTTCCAATAGGTAAACTTTCCTTTGATAAAGAAAAGCTCGTTGAAAATGCTATAGCGGTTTTAAAATCAGTAATTAAAGCAAAACCACCAACCTCAAAGGGAAAATATATTAAGAAAGTAGTTCTTTCTTCTACAATGGGACCTGGTTTGAAAATAGATATATCAAAGCTTAAACTTTAAAACAGGCTTTGCCTGTTATTAATAATCTGAGACAGCAGGTGCCATGAGGCTTAATGGTACAGCCGCCTGCCGAGATTAGAAGGGTAATAGATTTATGAAGCCTTCAGTTGCACCGCTGTCCGGGAAAGGAGGTATAATCTGAGCACTACAAAAGAAACAAAGAAAAAAAGAGTTGAAGAGCTTGTTCAGAGGCTATCCAGAGCTAAGTCTTTTATTTTAACTGATTTTCAGGGCTTGACTGTTGCTGAAATTTCAGAATTAAGGCAGGCGATTAAAGACTCTGGTGGAGAGTATAAAGTATGTAAAAATACTCTTTTCAGGATAGCCATGACAGATGCTTCTTTAAGGCAGCAGCTGGAAAGCTCCTTAAAGGGATGCACCGGCGTTGTTTTTGGTTACGATGACCCGGTGGTTACAGTTAAAAAAGCCCTTGATTTTTCTGAAAAGAATGAAAAATTTAAGATTAAACAGGGTGTTGTTGAAGGTAAGGTATACTCTCCAGCAGAACTTAAAGAGATTTCAAAGTTACCTTCAAAGAATGTCTTGCTCGGTATGCTCGTTGGTGGAATGAGTTCTCCACTGCAAAAAATGGCTTATGCAATGCATGGAGTTACTCTTAAATTACTTTATGCATTAGAAGCATTGAAAAATAAGAAAGCTCAATAAAAGGAGGAAGAATTATGGCAATTACAAAAGAAGAGGTCTTTCAATTTTTTGACAATTTAACAATTCTTGAACTCAGTCAGTTTATTAAAGAGTTTGAGGAAAGATACGGAGTGACAGCAGCAGCACCAGTGGCAGTTGCAGCAGCAGTGCCAGGTGCACCCGCAGCTCAAGCAGCAGCACCAGCAGCTGAAGAGAAAACAAGTTTTGATGTAATCTTAAAGGCAGCAGGAGACAAGAAAATTCAAGTAATTAAAGTGGTAAGAGAGCTTACTGGACTTGGTCTTAAAGAGGCTAAAGATCTGGTTGATGGTGCTCCAAAGCCAGTTAAGACAGGTGTTTCTAAGGAGGAAGCAGAGACAATCAAGGCAAAACTTGAAGCTGAAGGAGCAACTGTAGAAATACAGTAAAAAATCTTAAAAAAGAAGGAGAACCATGATAAAGCCTTTAAGAGAGAGAATAAACTTCGGAAAGGTACCTCCACTTGTGGAGGTGCCTTATCTTTTAGAGTTTCAGAAAAAATCTTTTGAGAAGTTTCTTCAGAAAGATGTTCCACCTGAAGAAAGAGTTGATGAGGGACTTCAGTCAGCCTTAAACAGTGTTTTTCCAATAAGTGATTACAATGGTACAACCACAATAGAGTTTATTTCCTACTCAGTTGGAGAACCAAAGCTGAGCCCATATGAATGCATGGTTAAGGGATTAACTTATTCAGTTCCTATAAAAATGAAGGTTCGTTTAAATATATGGGATAAGGATGAAGAAGGAAGAAAGTTTCTTAAAGAATCAAGAGAGCAGGAAGTTTTTCTTGGCGACCTTCCAATGATGACAGAGACCGGTAGCTTTATAATAAACGGAGTTGAGAGAGTCATTGTCAGCCAGCTACACAGGTCTCCTGGCGTTTATTTTGCGCCAGATAGAAGTAAAAGCAGAATAAGCGGAAGATTTCTTTACTCTGCAAGAATTATTCCTGTAAGAGGTTCCTGGCTTGATTTTGAGTTTGATTCAAAGGATCTTCTTTATGTGAGAATTGACAAGAGAAAAAAATTACCAGCCACAATTGTTCTTAAAGCACTGGGATATACAAACGAAGATCTGTTGAAAATCTTTTATCCAATAGAGGAAATAAGAATTAAAGACGAAAATACCTATACCAGAGTTGTAAGTGATATTTTAGTGGGGGTTAGAACAAAAATAGATATTGTTGGTCCTGATGGCGAGATTATAGTAAAGGAAGGCAGTAAGATTACAAGGTATGCACTGAAGAAAATTAAAGAAGCAGGAATTCAGGAAATACCAATTTCAAAAAGTGAAATCATCGGGAGAATAACTCTTTCAGATATTGTTGATCCTGAAACAGGTGAAGTCATAGTTGACAGTAATAAAGAGATTACAGAAGAAGCTTTCCATAGAATTATAGCTGCCAGAATTCAAAAATTAGACTTGCTTTTTATAGACAATGTCAACTATCTCCCATCATTACGGGAAACATTGCTTACTGACAGGGTTACGAGCAAAAAGGATGCTTTAAGAGAAATATACAAAAAATTAAGACCTGGAGAGCCTGCTACTGAGGAGGCAGCAGAGGAACTCTTTTATGGATTGTTTTTTGATCCAAAAAGATATGATCTTTCAGCAGTTGGAAGGCTTAAATTAAATCAAAAATTGGGACTTGACATACCCCTTGATGTAAGAGTGCTTACTGACAAAGATATTATAGAAATTGTTAAATATCTTCTCAATCTCAGAACAGGCAAAGGAGAGGTTGATGATATAGATCATCTTGGAAACAGAAGAGTAAGAGGAGTTGGTGAACTTCTTGAAAACCAGTTCCGTATAGGATTGGTTAGAATGGAAAGGGCAATCAGAGAGAAGATGACAATTACAGAGGTTGAAACAGCAATGCCTCATGATGTGATAAATACAAAACCTGTAATGGCAGCAGTTAAAGAGTTTTTCAGCACCAGTCAGCTCAGCCAATTTATGGATCAGACAAATCCATTAAGTGAAATTACACACAAACGCAGGCTCAGTGCATTAGGACCTGGAGGACTGACCCGTGAAAGAGCAGGATTTGAAGTGAGAGACGTACATCCAACTCATTATGGAAGAATATGTCCTATTGAGACCCCGGAAGGACCTAACATTGGACTTATAACCTCTTTAGCCACTTATGCAAGAATAAATGAGTTTGGTTTTATAGAGTCTCCTTACAGAAAAGTGGTTAATGGAAAAGTTACAAATGAGGTTCACTATTTAAGCGCCCTTGAAAGTGAGAACTATGTTATTGCAGAGGCAACAACTCCTGTAGATAAAGATGGAAATATTATTGGAGAGACAGTTTCAGCAAGAGTTAAGGGAGACTTCAAAATGGTATCACGCGATGAAGTGGAATATATGGATGTCTCTCCAAAACAGATCGTTAGTTTGTCTGCTTCTTTAATTCCATTTCTTGAAAATGACGATGCTAACAGAGCACTCATGGGTTCTAATATGCAAAGGCAGGCTGTTCCTTTAATTCAAACTGAAGCTCCTGTAGTTGGCACAGGAATGGAGTTGTATGCAGCAAGGGACAGTGGTTGGCTTGTTGTTGCAAAAAGGGCAGGAATAGTAGAAAATGTTGATGCTACAAGAATCGTTGTGAGAGTTACTGAAG from Thermodesulfovibrio sp. 3907-1M harbors:
- the rpoB gene encoding DNA-directed RNA polymerase subunit beta; translated protein: MIKPLRERINFGKVPPLVEVPYLLEFQKKSFEKFLQKDVPPEERVDEGLQSALNSVFPISDYNGTTTIEFISYSVGEPKLSPYECMVKGLTYSVPIKMKVRLNIWDKDEEGRKFLKESREQEVFLGDLPMMTETGSFIINGVERVIVSQLHRSPGVYFAPDRSKSRISGRFLYSARIIPVRGSWLDFEFDSKDLLYVRIDKRKKLPATIVLKALGYTNEDLLKIFYPIEEIRIKDENTYTRVVSDILVGVRTKIDIVGPDGEIIVKEGSKITRYALKKIKEAGIQEIPISKSEIIGRITLSDIVDPETGEVIVDSNKEITEEAFHRIIAARIQKLDLLFIDNVNYLPSLRETLLTDRVTSKKDALREIYKKLRPGEPATEEAAEELFYGLFFDPKRYDLSAVGRLKLNQKLGLDIPLDVRVLTDKDIIEIVKYLLNLRTGKGEVDDIDHLGNRRVRGVGELLENQFRIGLVRMERAIREKMTITEVETAMPHDVINTKPVMAAVKEFFSTSQLSQFMDQTNPLSEITHKRRLSALGPGGLTRERAGFEVRDVHPTHYGRICPIETPEGPNIGLITSLATYARINEFGFIESPYRKVVNGKVTNEVHYLSALESENYVIAEATTPVDKDGNIIGETVSARVKGDFKMVSRDEVEYMDVSPKQIVSLSASLIPFLENDDANRALMGSNMQRQAVPLIQTEAPVVGTGMELYAARDSGWLVVAKRAGIVENVDATRIVVRVTEEGGGVDIYNLIKFHKSNQGTCMTQKPIVKVGQVVERGTILADGPSMDRGELALGRNVLVAFMPWGGYNFEDAILISERLVKEDVYTSIHIDEFEIECRDTKLGPEEITREIPNVNEELLKNLDEDGIIRIGAKVKAGDILVGKVTPKGERVYTPEEKLLYAIFGEKAEDVKESCLYVPPGIEGVVIDVKILTRKGKEKSRRALAIEEEEINRIERDREDEIRILKETKASRIRKILQGKIVLEDVRKGEKVLCPKGKALTEKVVNLLDVNQLLKLKVEDPDVKAEVNRVNKEVEQHIKQIYAKYNEKIERIRKGDELPAGVNQIVKVYIAMKRKIQVGDKMAGRHGNKGVVSMVLPEEDMPYLEDGTPVDIVLNPLGVPSRMNVGQILETHLGLAAKALGLYVASPVFEGAKEDEIKEMLKKAGFPATGQVTLYDGRTGEPFERPVTVGYMYMLKLHHLVADKIHARSIGPYSLVTQQPLGGKAQFGGQRLGEMEVWALEAYGAAYTLQEFLTVKSDDITGRTRMYEAIVKGHPVLEPGVPESFNVLMKELQSLCLDVDLLEKKKKT
- the rplJ gene encoding 50S ribosomal protein L10, with protein sequence MSTTKETKKKRVEELVQRLSRAKSFILTDFQGLTVAEISELRQAIKDSGGEYKVCKNTLFRIAMTDASLRQQLESSLKGCTGVVFGYDDPVVTVKKALDFSEKNEKFKIKQGVVEGKVYSPAELKEISKLPSKNVLLGMLVGGMSSPLQKMAYAMHGVTLKLLYALEALKNKKAQ
- the rplL gene encoding 50S ribosomal protein L7/L12 encodes the protein MAITKEEVFQFFDNLTILELSQFIKEFEERYGVTAAAPVAVAAAVPGAPAAQAAAPAAEEKTSFDVILKAAGDKKIQVIKVVRELTGLGLKEAKDLVDGAPKPVKTGVSKEEAETIKAKLEAEGATVEIQ